A section of the Sebastes fasciatus isolate fSebFas1 chromosome 5, fSebFas1.pri, whole genome shotgun sequence genome encodes:
- the foxf2b gene encoding forkhead box protein F2: MTTETPQQQLDPPPPLRSSPASGALHPAMLSPQAATEGSSINKGKKTTSGLRRPEKPPYSYIALIVMAIQSSPTKRLTLSEIYQFLQARFPFFRGSYQGWKNSVRHNLSLNECFIKLPKGLGRPGKGHYWTIDPGSEFMFEEGSFRRRPRGFRRKCQALKPMYRMMNGIGFGTSILPQSFDFQAPSASLACHHGNGYNLDMMSNSMAGGYDGLSGGGHHMSPSPGSTYMASCPVPSTGEYGADSSSSPVPSSPAMASALDGHSPYASSSAHWASSGGSPYIKQQPLTSSSTASSGLHSGMSPYSLEQSYLHQNGRDSHSTDISVGIPRYQSHSSVCDRKDFVLNFNGISSFHPSAGGSYYHHHHHHPQSVCQDIKPCVM; this comes from the exons ATGACGACCGAGACCCCTCAGCAGCAGCTGGACCCTCCGCCTCCTCTGAGATCCAGCCCGGCGTCCGGCGCCCTGCACCCGGCCATGCTGAGCCCACAAGCCGCCACGGAAGGTTCGTCCATTAATAAAGGAAAGAAGACGACCTCCGGTTTGCGTCGACCGGAGAAGCCTCCGTACTCCTACATCGCTCTCATCGTCATGGCTATCCAGAGCTCTCCAACCAAACGCCTGACTCTCAGTGAGATCTACCAGTTCCTCCAGGCTCGCTTCCCGTTCTTCAGAGGCTCGTATCAGGGCTGGAAGAACTCGGTCCGGCACAATCTGTCTCTGAACGAGTGCTTCATCAAGCTGCCCAAGGGGCTGGGTCGACCAGGAAAGGGCCACTACTGGACCATCGACCCGGGCAGCGAGTTCATGTTCGAGGAGGGCTCGTTTCGCCGCAGACCCAGAGGCTTCAGGAGGAAGTGTCAGGCTCTGAAGCCCATGTACCGGATGATGAACGGCATCGGCTTCGGCACCTCCATCCTCCCGCAGAGCTTCGACTTCCAGGCTCCGTCCGCCAGCCTCGCCTGTCACCACGGCAACGGCTACAACTTGGACATGATGAGCAACTCGATGGCCGGTGGTTACGACGGGCTGAGCGGCGGCGGACACCACATGTCTCCGAGCCCCGGGTCCACGTACATGGCGAGCTGTCCGGTGCCGTCTACCGGGGAGTACGGAgcggacagcagcagcagcccggtACCGTCCTCTCCGGCCATGGCCAGCGCGCTGGACGGACACTCTCCGTACGCCAGCTCATCCGCGCACTGGGCGTCCTCCGGCGGGTCGCCTTACATCAAACAGCAGCCTCTCACCTCCAGCAGCACCGCGTCCTCCGGTTTACACTCCGGCATGTCGCCTTACTCCCTGGAGCAGAGCTATCTGCACCAGAACGGCAGGGACAGCCACAGCACCGACATATCAG TGGGGATTCCTCGCTATCAGAGCCACTCCTCGGTGTGCGACCGGAAAGACTTCGTGTTAAACTTTAACGGCATCTCGTCCTTCCACCCCTCGGCTGGCGGATCCTactaccaccatcaccaccaccacccccagaGCGTCTGTCAGGACATCAAACCCTGCGTCATGTGA